In Tepidisphaeraceae bacterium, a single window of DNA contains:
- the metF gene encoding methylenetetrahydrofolate reductase [NAD(P)H] translates to MRIDSLLGLGQPTISFEFFPPKNEAGFNALYQTIEDLKPLKPSYVSVTYGAGGSTRAKTVELVEKIQNDAGIRSMAHLTCVGHTQDEIGSILDDLWNAGIRNVLALRGDPPAGQSQFVATEGGFAYADQLVKFVRERHDFSIGVAGYPEGHPQCLNLTRDMEWLKRKVDNGGNFIVTQLFFDNADFYRFRDNARAVGIKVPIVAGLMPIGNVAQIKRFVGMCGAKIPQPLLLKLESLEADAESVYSAGVDYATRQCEDLIANGVDGIHFYTLNKSKATAQICQALSAPHAA, encoded by the coding sequence ATGCGCATCGACAGCTTGCTGGGCCTGGGTCAACCGACGATCTCGTTCGAGTTCTTCCCACCGAAGAACGAGGCGGGGTTCAACGCGCTCTATCAGACGATTGAGGACCTGAAGCCGCTGAAGCCGAGCTACGTCTCCGTTACCTACGGGGCCGGTGGCAGCACGCGGGCGAAGACGGTTGAGCTCGTCGAGAAGATCCAGAACGATGCGGGCATTCGATCGATGGCCCACCTGACGTGCGTGGGACACACACAGGATGAGATCGGTTCGATCCTGGACGATCTCTGGAACGCGGGCATTCGCAATGTGCTGGCGCTGCGCGGTGATCCACCGGCGGGGCAGTCGCAGTTCGTGGCGACCGAAGGGGGCTTTGCCTATGCCGATCAATTGGTGAAGTTCGTCCGCGAGCGGCACGACTTCTCGATTGGCGTTGCGGGGTATCCGGAGGGGCATCCGCAGTGCTTGAACCTCACGCGCGACATGGAATGGCTGAAGCGCAAGGTCGACAATGGCGGGAACTTCATTGTTACCCAGCTGTTCTTCGACAACGCCGACTTCTACCGCTTTCGCGACAACGCGCGGGCGGTTGGCATTAAGGTGCCGATCGTCGCGGGGCTGATGCCGATCGGGAACGTGGCGCAGATCAAGCGATTCGTGGGCATGTGCGGCGCGAAGATCCCGCAGCCGTTGCTGTTGAAGCTGGAATCGCTGGAGGCGGACGCGGAGTCGGTCTATTCCGCAGGCGTGGATTACGCGACGCGCCAGTGTGAAGATCTGATCGCCAACGGCGTCGATGGCATTCACTTCTACAC